GGGGCGAAGGGGCCAGGTGGGTGAAAAGGAAGCGCTTGCCGGGAAACCCGCGGCCCTCGGGGTCTACTCCGGCCCTAAAGCGCGCCCCGCTGAGGAGCGCCGCAATAGCCCCCCGGTCGCCCTTGGTCATCTGAATAACCAAGTCGAATCGCCTCCTCCGCAGCTCCTTGAGGAAGGCGAGCTGGCGGGCGGCCCGCTGCCACAAACGCCCCCGCTTGGAGCGGCGGTCGAAGACGATAACCTCATCAATCCAGTCGAGGCCTTCCAGCACGGCCTCGGTGCCGCTGTTGACGAGCACAGCTAGGTAGGCCTCGGGGTAGGTGTCCCGAATGGCCCGCAGGGCCGGCACGGTCATCACCACGTCCCCGATTTTTTTTAACTTAACGGCCAGAATGCGCCGGATTCGCTCGGTGGGCAGTGGCTTCATCGCTGGTTCATCTCCCGGAGCTTGGCGTACTTGACGTACGTGTAGATGGCGTAGAGCCCGGAGAGGGTAAGGCCGAAGGAGCCCTCCAGGAAGCCCTTCCTAAGCAGGTACATCTTGAAGAACGTGAACGGGGGCCGAAAGGCCAGGTCGGCGAGACTGCCCCGCCGGCCGGCCCGGAAGTCCTCCTCTGCGGCCAGGGTGGTGTAGCGGTCGAGCCGCTCCATGAAGTCGCCGATCGAGGCGTAGGTGTAGTGCTCGATGGGGTGCTGCAGGCGCTCCGACCGGGCGTGGCCTGTGAGCTCCACCGCCTCGTGGACGGCCCGCTCGTTGAACCAGCCCGCCCCTTTCCGAAATAGACGGAGGGTGTAGTCTGGATACCATCCGCAATGGCGCACCCAGCGGTCGCCAAAGTAATTGCGCCTGGCCACGTAGTAGCCGGCCGGTTGAGGCTCATCGGCGGCCGTGATGGCCTCGATCTCGGCCCTTAGAGCCGGCGTGATGCGCTCGTCGGCGTCGAGGTTGAAGATCCACGGCCCCTTGGCCTGCTCGATGGCGAAATTCTTCTGCCGACCGAACCCCCGCCACGACTCCTGGATAACCCGGCCGGTGTGCTCCCGACAGATCTCCACCGTCCGGTCGGTGCTGAATGAATCCACGACCACAATCTCGTCGGCGAAGGCGCAGCTCGCAAGACAGTCGTGGATGTTGGCTTCCTCGTTCCGGGTAATAATTACAACCGAGAGGGACGCCACGGGGGGTCTCCTCAGACCTGCGCCGCGACCTTGGTCTTGGCGGTTAGGACCTCTCGGTAGAGCCGTTCGAGCCGCTCCACCATTATCTCGCAGGTGTATCGCTCCTCGATGAGGCGCCGGCCGGCCCTGCCCATATCCTCAGCCTTGGCGGGGTCGTTTAGGAGCGCGAGAATCCTGTCGGCCAGGATGTCCGGATCTTCGGGAGGGATGAGGTAGCCCGTCACCCCATCGACGATGAGCTCTGGTATGCCGCCCACGTTGGTGCCGATCACCGCCTTGCCCATGGCGAGCGATTGGGTCACCGTCTGGGGGACCCCCTCTGCGGAGTCGCTCACCAGGCAGGAGACGTCAGTGATGGAAAGGATCGCTGGCACATCGGTTCGGTGTCCGGTCATGATGACGGCCCGCTCCAAGCCCAGCTCTTTGACCTTGCGCTCCAAATTCTCGCGCTGAGGCCCGTCGCCAACGATGAGGAATCGGGCCTCCGGCTCGCGCTCCAACACCCGGCGCGCCGCCAGCAGGAATACGTCGTGGCGCTTCCAGCTTCTAAGGACTGCGACCTTGGCGATGACCGGGGCATCCTCGGAAAGGCCTAGCTCCCCCTTTAGGTGGGAGGCCCGGTAGCTCGGGTCGAACCGCTCGAGGACAGCGCCCGTTGGGATAGAGACGACTGAACCCTCGTCGATCTGATTGCGCTCGATTAGGAAATTGCGGGTGGCCTCGGAGGTGGTGACGATGACATCGGGCAGGCGGTAGACGATGTTGAGCGGGTGGGTGGAGATTGGCACCGACAGGTGGCGGGTCCGAATGAGGGCCGGCACGCCCGCGAGCTTCGAGGCGAAGGAGGCGACCCAGCTGTCGCGGGAGCTGTGGGTGTTGACGATCTGAAAGTTGTTCAAGCGCATGAGTTTGCGCAGCTTCCAGATGGCGAGGAGGTCGAAGTGGCTTCGCATCTTGACGTGGAGAACGGGCACCCCGGCGGCCCGGGCTTCACGCGAGAGGCCGCTCTGCTCTTGACAAGCCAGCACCACATTGTAGCCCCGCTTGCGAAGCTCCTTCGCCTCCAGGAGGATACGGATCTCCTGCCCACCCCAGCCGTCGGAGCTTTCCGTGTGGAGAACGGAGGGCTTGTCAGGCACCGTCTGCTTGTCCTTGGCCGCTCGCTCCGGGGGCTTCTCCAAAATCTTGCGGAAGTTGACCTTCATGGGCGACCTCACAGGGGCTGACCCGACTCTGCGTAGCTCACATCCAGGCGTTCCACCACCGCCTCTAGGACCCGCTCCACCCCGATGGGCTCGAAGCAGACATACTTGGAGTCCTGGAGGGGGCAGGTCCGGGCGAAGCAGGGGCTGCACTCAACATGCTCCCGCACCACAACGTGGCCTGGTCCCACGGGGCCCGTCCGCGCCGGGTCGGAGGAGCCGAAGAGCGCCACAACGGGTGTGCCCACGGCGGCGGCCACGTGCATGGGACCTGAGTCGTTACAGACTACGACGTCGCACCGGGCGAGCAGGGCGGACAGGGAGGCCACGTCGGTTCGGCCCGTCCAATCCAGCAACCGGCCCGGTCGGGTAGCCGCAGCACCTGCGGCCCAGGGCGCCTCACCCGACCCGCCGCAGACGAGCACGAGGGCCCCTAGCTCATTGGTGACGGCCTCAGCCCAGGCCGCGAACCGCTCCGGGAACCAACGCTTGGCTGGGCCGTAGGTCGCCCCCGGGTGGATGCCCACAACGGGACAGCGCCCCCCCGCCAGCTTATGGCGCTCAAGTAGCGCATCGGCCCACCGGAGCCGCTCGGGCTCTACGGTTAAGCGCACCGGCGGCTTTGGACCATCGTAGCCCAAAGCCCTGACAAGTCTAAGGTATTGGTCCATCTGATGGTCCGCCCGAAGCTCCTCGTTCTTGGAGGGCCGGTCGGTGAGCAGCCACCGCCTGGCGTCGGTAGCAAAGCCGACCCGCCGCGGCACACCCGCCATGGCCGGCAGGAGGGCGGAGCGAAAACTGTTCGGGAAGGCCACCGCCAGATCCCAACGCTCTTTCCGAATGCGCCCCGCCAGGCGGAGGTCGTCCCAGAGCCGGGCGAGCCCCCGGGTGGGGCCGAACGCCTCCACCGTATCGAC
This Nitrospinota bacterium DNA region includes the following protein-coding sequences:
- a CDS encoding glycosyltransferase family 2 protein, which encodes MASLSVVIITRNEEANIHDCLASCAFADEIVVVDSFSTDRTVEICREHTGRVIQESWRGFGRQKNFAIEQAKGPWIFNLDADERITPALRAEIEAITAADEPQPAGYYVARRNYFGDRWVRHCGWYPDYTLRLFRKGAGWFNERAVHEAVELTGHARSERLQHPIEHYTYASIGDFMERLDRYTTLAAEEDFRAGRRGSLADLAFRPPFTFFKMYLLRKGFLEGSFGLTLSGLYAIYTYVKYAKLREMNQR
- the waaF gene encoding lipopolysaccharide heptosyltransferase II; the encoded protein is MTRRAEELRAVLVRSPNWLGDAVLSMPAVEAIRRLYPEATIGVLSPEGLAPLWAMQPMVDTVEAFGPTRGLARLWDDLRLAGRIRKERWDLAVAFPNSFRSALLPAMAGVPRRVGFATDARRWLLTDRPSKNEELRADHQMDQYLRLVRALGYDGPKPPVRLTVEPERLRWADALLERHKLAGGRCPVVGIHPGATYGPAKRWFPERFAAWAEAVTNELGALVLVCGGSGEAPWAAGAAATRPGRLLDWTGRTDVASLSALLARCDVVVCNDSGPMHVAAAVGTPVVALFGSSDPARTGPVGPGHVVVREHVECSPCFARTCPLQDSKYVCFEPIGVERVLEAVVERLDVSYAESGQPL
- a CDS encoding glycosyltransferase family 4 protein; this translates as MKVNFRKILEKPPERAAKDKQTVPDKPSVLHTESSDGWGGQEIRILLEAKELRKRGYNVVLACQEQSGLSREARAAGVPVLHVKMRSHFDLLAIWKLRKLMRLNNFQIVNTHSSRDSWVASFASKLAGVPALIRTRHLSVPISTHPLNIVYRLPDVIVTTSEATRNFLIERNQIDEGSVVSIPTGAVLERFDPSYRASHLKGELGLSEDAPVIAKVAVLRSWKRHDVFLLAARRVLEREPEARFLIVGDGPQRENLERKVKELGLERAVIMTGHRTDVPAILSITDVSCLVSDSAEGVPQTVTQSLAMGKAVIGTNVGGIPELIVDGVTGYLIPPEDPDILADRILALLNDPAKAEDMGRAGRRLIEERYTCEIMVERLERLYREVLTAKTKVAAQV